The Humulus lupulus chromosome 4, drHumLupu1.1, whole genome shotgun sequence genome has a window encoding:
- the LOC133829462 gene encoding ras-related protein RABA4d encodes MSNLYGDYSQKIDYVFKVVLIGDSAVGKTQLLARFARNEFSIDSKATIGVEFQTKTLIIDQKTVKAQIWDTAGQERYRAVTSAYYRGAVGAMLVYDMTKRQSFDHMARWLEELRGHADKNIVIMLIGNKCDLGSLRAVPTEDAQEFAQRENLFFMETSALESTNVETAFLTILTEIYRLISKKTLTASDEVDSTGTSGLLKGTKIIVPLQEEGPRKGCCFSS; translated from the exons ATGTCGAATTTGTATGGAGATTATAGTCAAAAGATTGATTATGTATTCAAAGTTGTGTTGATTGGAGATTCAGCTGTTGGAAAAACCCAACTGTTGGCTCGGTTCGCAAGGAACGAATTCAGCATCGATTCTAAGGCTACAATTGGGGTCGAATTCCAGACCAAAACTCTAATTATTGATCAAAAGACTGTCAAGGCACAAATTTGGGATACTGCTGGCCAAGAAAG GTATAGGGCAGTAACAAGTGCATACTACCGAGGGGCAGTAGGGGCAATGTTAGTGTATGACATGACAAAACGACAGTCGTTTGACCACATGGCGAGGTGGTTAGAGGAACTGAGGGGCCATGCAGACAAGAACATTGTGATCATGCTCATTGGTAACAAATGTGACTTGGGGAGTCTTAGAGCAGTGCCAACTGAGGATGCTCAAGAGTTTGCTCAAAGAGAGAACCTGTTCTTTATGGAGACATCAGCTCTCGAGTCCACTAACGTTGAAACTGCATTTTTGACAATCTTAACAGAGATATATAGGTtaatcagcaagaaaactcttaCTGCCAGTGATGAGGTTGATTCCACTGGGACTTCTGGCCTTTTAAAGGGTACTAAAATCATTGTTCCACTTCAGGAAGAGGGTCCAAGGAAAGGCTGCTGCTTTTCCTCATAA